In Desulfonatronum sp. SC1, the sequence CCTGGGCTTCGAGCAAGGCATGCTCTTTCATCCTGGCATTTACAAAGAGAATCGAGATCAAGGCGGTGACAAGAATAACTCCCCCAATCGTCGCGGCCAGGCGGGTATTTATGCTCATATGTTCTCCTGTTATTTAGCCAAAGGCCATTCCCGGAGCTTTACGACTTTCGTCGGCAAGCGGCGCAAGCGCGTCGGGTCTGCATCTCAAGGGGCAGTGAAAGCGTCTTGCCCGTCGGACTCGCTACTCTCAACCCGGTTGCGCCCGCTGGCATTCGCCCGCAGCAACGCCTGATCGGCGGGTTTGAACAGCGTGTCGGCGTTATCGCCTGTGCCCATGGTCGTCAGCCACGTTGCACCAGAGCGGTTCATGGTCGCATTCAGCTTCTCGTCTGAAACCACGTTCCAGGAAATCCGTCAACACGGGAGGTAGTATCGAAGATTTGGCGCAAGCTTGTCTCGACTCTGGCCCCCGCGGCAATCCCGCATCTTGATCTGAATCAAATTCTGTAACGTAGAAGAGCAAAATAGCATGTGCGCCGAGAATTGATCCAGATCAAGGCAGGTGCGAATATTTTCGGCCTATCGGTTGGTTTCCCTTTCATCTTGCCACGGAGCCCGCATGACCCCGCCCACATCGTCTCCACCGCGCACCACTCTGCGCACCACCATATGTACTTTAGGCGCCCTGACCCCGCCGACCTTGTCCTGTCTGTTGCTGGCGGCCCATTATCTGCGCTCCGGGGATCTGGGAATGGTCGCGGTCTGCCTGGCCCTGCCCGGGCTGTTTTTTCTGCGCCGGGCCTGGGTCCGTCCGGTGTTGCAGGCGGCCTTTGCCGCGGGCATGGCCGTCTGGGTGCTGGCCATGATGGACCTGATCCAGTTTCGGCAGGTGGTCGGTCTGCCGTGGCTGCGCCTGGCCCTAATCCTGGGCTCGGTGGCCGTGGTCACGGGCGCCGGAGCCCTGTTTCTCGAAACCCGCGTTCTTCGAGAACGCTTCAGCCGAAGGCCCGAAGCGGCATTGGTCCAGTCCGGGGCGTTTCTGCTCACGGTTTGCGCTTTGGCGCTGGCCCAGGCCAAGGTTTCCTTCCCGATCCTTCTCGGTGACCGCTTTTTTCCAGGCTTCGGCGCGCTCCAAATCCTGGGCATGGGGCTCTATGCGGCGTGGATCGCCGGCAAGCTGACCAACCCGGAGCGGGCTCCCCTGGCGCGGGCCCGGATGTGGCTGTTCTTTTCCGTGATCTTTTTCGGCCAACTGGCCCTGGGCTTAGCCGGATGGGAGCGGTTCTTGATGACCGGGGACCTGCATTTGCCGGTTCCGGCCTTGATTCTGGCCGGACCGATCTATCGGGGGGAGGGGTTCTTCATGCTCATTCTCTTTTTGAGCACGGTTCTCTTGGTGGGACCGGCCTGGTGCAGTCATCTCTGCTACATCGGGGCCTGGGACCACCAGGCGGCCCTGCGGACCAAACGCCCGCAAACCCTGCCGTCCTGGGCCTTCCCGGCCCGCCTGGCCATTTTCGCGCTGATCATGCTCACAGCCTTGGGACTGCGCCTGCTGGACGTTCACTGGACCTGGGCCGTGGCCCTGGCCGCCGGGTTTGGTCTGGCGGGAGTGGGGATCATGGCCGCGATATCCCGCAAAATGGGCGTGATGGCCCACTGCACGGTCTTCTGCCCGGTGGGACTGGCCGCGGTGGTCCTGGGGCGGCTGCTGCCCTGGCGGCTGCGCATCAATCAGGACTGCGACGCCTGCGGTCGCTGCGCCCGGGTTTGTCGGTACGGCGCCCTGGAGCCCGGACACCTCGCCAACCGA encodes:
- a CDS encoding 4Fe-4S binding protein; translated protein: MTPPTSSPPRTTLRTTICTLGALTPPTLSCLLLAAHYLRSGDLGMVAVCLALPGLFFLRRAWVRPVLQAAFAAGMAVWVLAMMDLIQFRQVVGLPWLRLALILGSVAVVTGAGALFLETRVLRERFSRRPEAALVQSGAFLLTVCALALAQAKVSFPILLGDRFFPGFGALQILGMGLYAAWIAGKLTNPERAPLARARMWLFFSVIFFGQLALGLAGWERFLMTGDLHLPVPALILAGPIYRGEGFFMLILFLSTVLLVGPAWCSHLCYIGAWDHQAALRTKRPQTLPSWAFPARLAIFALIMLTALGLRLLDVHWTWAVALAAGFGLAGVGIMAAISRKMGVMAHCTVFCPVGLAAVVLGRLLPWRLRINQDCDACGRCARVCRYGALEPGHLANRKPGLSCTLCGDCIHRCRDNRLSYGFARLSPTTSRHLFILLITVLHAVFLATARI